The following proteins come from a genomic window of Nitrospira sp.:
- a CDS encoding phosphotransferase — MTTANPAPPKGPLTPPDQALVARTIESRLSPGLVLRELQPLPGDASNRRYFRAVLAGGPPHSVILMQLAEPEGFKQSEEAVSGAMHQITELPFLNILSHLGKAGVSVPTLHHYDHVAGLLYLEDFGDLTLAEAVRDADAPSLESRYKQAINVLVQMQVKATSPADPGCLAFHRSFDVPLLMWEFDHFLEYGIVARQGKPMCSEDWTAIRGEFEKISEHLAGQPRVFTHRDYHSRNLMVDGLRLGVIDFQDALMGPATYDLASLLRDAYIALDEPLVDQLVNYYLDQMAEHRHVWTNRDAFRRLFDLTSIQRNMKAAGRFVYIDRVKGNPKFLADIPRVLGYVKRNLQRYPELAPLRKHLTPYVPELQ; from the coding sequence ATGACTACTGCGAACCCGGCCCCACCGAAGGGGCCTCTCACACCTCCTGATCAAGCCCTCGTCGCCCGCACCATTGAATCGCGGCTGAGTCCCGGTCTGGTCTTGCGCGAACTCCAGCCCTTGCCGGGGGATGCGTCGAATCGGCGCTACTTCCGCGCCGTCCTGGCCGGCGGTCCGCCCCACTCCGTGATCCTCATGCAACTCGCAGAGCCGGAGGGGTTTAAGCAATCGGAAGAAGCGGTCAGCGGAGCGATGCATCAGATCACCGAGTTGCCCTTTCTGAATATTCTGTCGCATCTCGGGAAGGCCGGCGTGTCGGTCCCGACGCTGCATCACTATGACCATGTCGCCGGGTTGCTGTATCTCGAAGATTTCGGCGATCTGACGCTGGCCGAAGCGGTGCGTGATGCCGATGCGCCGAGTCTGGAGTCGCGATACAAACAAGCGATTAATGTGCTGGTTCAGATGCAGGTGAAGGCGACCTCGCCGGCCGATCCCGGCTGTCTGGCGTTCCACCGGAGTTTCGATGTGCCGTTGCTCATGTGGGAGTTCGATCATTTCCTGGAGTACGGGATCGTGGCGCGCCAGGGTAAGCCGATGTGCTCGGAGGACTGGACGGCGATCCGCGGGGAGTTCGAAAAGATTTCCGAACATTTGGCCGGGCAGCCCAGGGTGTTCACCCATCGAGATTATCATTCGCGCAATCTGATGGTCGACGGCCTGCGCCTTGGCGTCATCGATTTTCAAGATGCGCTGATGGGTCCGGCGACCTATGACTTGGCCTCTCTCTTGCGCGATGCCTACATCGCCCTCGATGAGCCGCTGGTGGATCAGTTGGTGAATTACTATCTCGATCAGATGGCTGAGCATCGGCATGTCTGGACCAACCGCGACGCCTTCCGGCGCTTGTTCGATCTCACCAGCATTCAACGGAATATGAAAGCCGCCGGACGGTTTGTCTACATCGACCGGGTGAAGGGCAACCCCAAATTTCTGGCCGACATCCCGCGCGTCTTGGGGTATGTGAAACGGAATCTCCAGCGGTATCCGGAGCTCGCGCCGCTCCGCAAGCACCTCACGCCATATGTTCCGGAATTGCAGTGA
- a CDS encoding NDP-sugar synthase, translated as MKAMILAAGFGTRLRPLTNTIPKPLLPVAGAPLIVWNLLLLKQHGFRDVVINLHHLGPMIEQALGTGAQFGLRLLYSHEPIILGTGGGIKQAERYFSNEAVLILNGDTLFDLDLAALCAFHHERKALATLVLREDPDAVKWGLVEVGADDRIVRINGKGLAETAMPTRPRMFAGIHILHSRLLRDIPREVASSIIDPYVAAIGRGEPLLGYDLKGYWSDVGTPERYGQAERDVKAGLLRLEDRKLPSG; from the coding sequence ATGAAGGCGATGATCCTCGCGGCGGGTTTCGGTACCCGCCTCCGGCCGCTGACGAACACGATTCCCAAACCCCTGCTTCCGGTTGCCGGCGCTCCGCTCATCGTGTGGAATCTTCTGCTGCTCAAGCAGCACGGATTCCGCGATGTGGTGATCAATCTGCATCACCTCGGCCCGATGATCGAGCAGGCGCTGGGGACTGGTGCGCAGTTCGGGTTGCGGCTTCTCTATTCGCACGAGCCTATCATTTTAGGGACGGGCGGGGGGATCAAGCAGGCCGAGCGGTACTTCTCCAACGAGGCGGTGTTGATCCTGAATGGCGATACGCTGTTTGATCTGGATCTCGCGGCGCTGTGCGCGTTCCACCATGAACGCAAGGCCCTGGCGACGCTGGTGCTGCGGGAGGATCCCGATGCGGTGAAATGGGGACTCGTCGAAGTGGGGGCGGACGATCGCATCGTCCGGATCAATGGGAAAGGCCTGGCGGAGACCGCCATGCCGACAAGGCCGCGCATGTTTGCCGGCATCCATATTCTGCACTCCAGGCTCTTGCGGGATATTCCACGAGAAGTGGCGTCGTCGATCATCGATCCCTATGTGGCCGCGATCGGGCGGGGCGAACCGCTGTTGGGCTATGACCTGAAAGGGTACTGGTCCGATGTGGGGACGCCGGAACGCTATGGGCAGGCCGAACGGGATGTGAAGGCCGGTTTGCTGCGGCTGGAGGATAGGAAGCTTCCTTCGGGATGA
- a CDS encoding sigma-54 dependent transcriptional regulator, with protein sequence MKAKILIVDDDADIVTVLEDRLQASGYTTVIARDGQQALDQIEQESPNLILLDLDLPKLTGIQVLKRLSQIKHVEDLPVIVMTAHGSVNAAVEAMKEGAYDFLTKPLDKDHLLIVIRKALERDSLKRQVAYLRSEVDGRYANIIGASPTVRTVVEAAQRAARSDASVLLLGESGTGKELFARSIHQWSHRHAMPLVVINCVALTETLLENELFGHERGAFTGADRLQKGKLEMADGGTVFLDEIGDMPLPLQAKLLRVLQDREFQRVGGTRTVSVNIRIIAATNKDLRQAVKTGQFREDLYFRLNVITLTLPPLRERRGDIPALAQFFLERHAREAKRPAATLSSSSIEALTRYPWPGNIRELDNVIARAVVLSPTDTIEPDMIALLPEDARLCREEGPELSYLDLPYHESMDAHSRHIITRAIEKAEGNQTRAAEHLHLQRTYLARLIKQQRDRQEGRGESGGELQEN encoded by the coding sequence ATGAAGGCTAAGATCCTCATTGTCGACGACGACGCGGACATCGTCACAGTGCTGGAGGACCGGCTGCAAGCCTCGGGCTACACGACGGTCATCGCCCGGGACGGACAACAGGCCCTGGACCAGATCGAGCAGGAATCCCCCAACCTGATCCTGCTCGATCTCGACCTGCCGAAACTGACCGGCATTCAAGTCCTCAAGCGGCTCTCTCAGATCAAACACGTCGAAGACCTGCCCGTCATCGTCATGACGGCGCACGGATCGGTGAACGCCGCCGTCGAGGCCATGAAAGAAGGGGCCTACGACTTTCTCACCAAGCCGCTCGACAAAGACCACCTCCTCATCGTCATCCGCAAAGCCCTTGAGCGCGACTCGCTCAAGCGGCAAGTCGCCTACCTGCGCTCGGAAGTCGACGGCCGCTATGCCAACATCATCGGCGCCAGCCCGACCGTCCGCACGGTCGTCGAAGCCGCGCAACGGGCCGCACGCTCCGACGCCAGCGTTCTACTGCTCGGGGAAAGCGGCACCGGCAAGGAACTCTTCGCCCGCTCCATCCATCAATGGAGCCATCGGCACGCCATGCCGCTGGTGGTGATCAACTGCGTCGCCTTGACAGAGACTCTGCTGGAAAATGAACTCTTCGGCCACGAGCGCGGGGCCTTTACCGGCGCCGACCGGCTGCAGAAGGGCAAGCTGGAAATGGCGGACGGTGGGACGGTCTTTCTCGATGAAATCGGAGACATGCCGCTGCCGCTCCAGGCAAAACTCTTACGCGTCTTGCAGGACCGCGAATTCCAGCGGGTGGGCGGCACCCGAACGGTCTCCGTCAATATCCGGATCATCGCCGCGACCAATAAGGACCTGCGACAAGCGGTCAAGACCGGGCAGTTCCGCGAGGATCTCTACTTCCGCCTCAACGTCATCACCCTCACCCTGCCGCCGTTGAGGGAACGCCGCGGGGACATTCCCGCGCTGGCGCAATTTTTCCTCGAACGGCATGCGCGGGAAGCCAAACGTCCGGCGGCGACACTCAGTTCCTCCTCGATTGAAGCCCTCACACGGTATCCCTGGCCGGGAAATATTCGTGAATTGGACAATGTCATTGCGCGGGCGGTCGTGCTCAGCCCGACCGATACGATTGAACCGGACATGATCGCGTTGCTTCCGGAGGATGCCCGTCTCTGTAGGGAGGAAGGACCGGAGCTCTCGTACCTCGATCTGCCCTATCACGAGTCGATGGACGCGCACAGCCGCCACATCATTACGCGAGCGATTGAAAAGGCCGAGGGGAATCAGACGCGCGCAGCCGAACATCTGCACTTGCAGCGCACCTATCTGGCGCGGCTGATTAAGCAGCAACGTGACCGGCAGGAAGGACGAGGGGAGAGCGGTGGAGAGCTACAGGAAAACTAG
- a CDS encoding DUF1015 domain-containing protein, with translation MAQILPFRGARYDATIAGAARDVAAPPYDIIDAAGQKALYDRNPHNVIRLELGMDQPGDGPTNNRYTRAGATLSQWMQSGALKRDPQPTIYYHTIEYVPPGADPKGPRKTLRGFIATFKLEEFGTGAIYPHENTRAAAKTDRLNLMEACRANFSPIWSLYSDPQDTILSALAQAAKSTAPCVEFRDDVGFEQRLWAISGPAITQKVVTTMASKPIFIADGHHRYETALNYQKLRRQQAGQTGNLQGLQPYDTVLMLLTPIEDPGLTVLPTHRVTTTPLPSFDQVKALFADTFDLKEYPYTSQTKATVRTEFIDAMRTQGRTTPMFGLAIKGREAYLTLALKAAHRPPASASPRTKLDVSLLQQLVVAKLCPTQQEQEAILYTKDDHEALDWAANGTGTGALLLNATKVSEVKDVATAGERMPHKSTYFFPKPLTGLVMNVME, from the coding sequence ATGGCCCAGATCCTTCCCTTTCGCGGTGCGCGCTACGATGCCACGATTGCCGGTGCGGCACGCGATGTCGCCGCGCCTCCTTATGACATCATCGACGCAGCCGGCCAGAAAGCCCTCTACGACCGGAACCCGCACAATGTCATTCGCCTGGAACTGGGCATGGACCAGCCCGGCGACGGACCGACCAACAATCGCTATACCCGGGCCGGCGCCACGCTCTCGCAGTGGATGCAATCGGGCGCGCTGAAACGGGACCCACAACCGACGATTTACTACCACACCATTGAATATGTTCCGCCGGGAGCCGATCCGAAGGGCCCGAGAAAAACGCTGCGAGGCTTCATTGCCACGTTCAAGCTGGAAGAGTTCGGCACCGGAGCAATCTATCCGCACGAGAACACCCGCGCCGCCGCCAAGACCGATCGCCTGAATCTGATGGAAGCCTGCCGCGCGAATTTCAGTCCGATCTGGTCGCTCTATTCCGATCCCCAGGACACCATCCTGTCGGCCTTGGCCCAGGCGGCAAAATCGACTGCCCCCTGCGTGGAATTCCGCGACGATGTCGGGTTCGAGCAACGCCTCTGGGCCATCTCCGGCCCGGCCATCACCCAGAAAGTCGTGACGACCATGGCCAGCAAGCCCATCTTCATCGCCGACGGCCACCATCGGTACGAAACGGCGTTGAATTATCAAAAGCTGCGCCGCCAGCAGGCCGGCCAAACGGGGAATCTCCAGGGCCTGCAGCCCTACGACACGGTCCTCATGCTCCTCACGCCGATCGAAGATCCGGGACTGACCGTACTGCCCACGCACCGCGTGACAACGACGCCGTTGCCGTCGTTCGATCAGGTGAAGGCGCTGTTCGCCGACACCTTCGATCTGAAGGAATATCCGTATACCAGCCAGACCAAAGCCACGGTTCGCACAGAGTTCATCGACGCGATGCGGACACAAGGGCGGACGACGCCGATGTTCGGGTTAGCGATCAAAGGCCGCGAGGCCTACCTGACCCTGGCCCTCAAGGCCGCGCATCGTCCGCCGGCCAGCGCCTCTCCCCGGACCAAGCTGGACGTCTCGCTCCTGCAACAGCTGGTCGTCGCCAAGCTCTGTCCGACGCAACAGGAACAGGAAGCCATTCTCTATACGAAAGACGACCACGAAGCCCTGGACTGGGCGGCAAACGGCACCGGCACCGGGGCGTTGCTCTTGAACGCCACCAAAGTGAGCGAGGTCAAGGACGTGGCCACCGCGGGCGAGCGGATGCCGCACAAGTCCACCTACTTCTTCCCGAAACCGCTGACCGGACTGGTCATGAATGTCATGGAGTAA